From Saccharomyces kudriavzevii IFO 1802 strain IFO1802 genome assembly, chromosome: 13, a single genomic window includes:
- the ALO1 gene encoding D-arabinono-1,4-lactone oxidase (similar to Saccharomyces cerevisiae ALO1 (YML086C); ancestral locus Anc_8.861) — MSSIPFKRNYVFRNWAGIYSAKPERYFQPNSINEVVELVKNARLAEKSLVTVGSGHSPSNMCITNEWLVNLDKLNKVQNFAEYPDLHYADVTVDAGMRLYQLNEFLGEKGYSIQNLGSISEQSVAGIISTGSHGSSPYHGLISSQYVNLTIVNGKGELKFLDSDNDPEIFKAALLSVGKIGIIVSATIRVVPGFNIKSTQEVITFENLLEQWDTLWTSSEFIRVWWYPYTRKCVLWRGNKTKSPQNGPAMSWWGTKLGRFFYESLLWISTKVYAPLTPFVEKFVFNRQYGKLEKSLTGDVNVTDSISGFNMDCLFSQFVDEWGCPMDNGLEVLRSLDHSIAQAAINKDFYVHVPMEIRCSNTTLPSEPLETSKRTNISPGPVYGNVCRPFLDNTPSHCRYAPLENVTNSQLTLYINATIYRPFGCNTPIHKWFTLFENTMIVAGGKPHWAKNFLGSTTLAAGPVKKDTDYDDFEMRGMALKVEEWYGEDLKNFRKIRKEQDPDNIFLANKQWAMINGIVDPSELSD; from the coding sequence ATGTCTAGTATCCCATTTAAAAGGAACTATGTGTTCAGGAATTGGGCCGGGATCTATTCCGCAAAACCAGAACGTTACTTCCAACCAAATTCCATAAATGAAGTGGTCGAGTTAGTAAAGAATGCCAGGTTGGCTGAAAAATCTTTAGTCACCGTTGGATCAGGCCATTCTCCAAGTAATATGTGTATTACCAATGAATGGCTTGTCAACTTGGACAAATTGAACAAAGTACAAAATTTTGCGGAATATCCCGACTTACACTATGCCGATGTTACTGTTGACGCCGGCATGAGGCTTTACcaattgaatgaatttcTGGGTGAGAAGGGCTACTCTATCCAAAATTTGGGCTCTATCTCAGAGCAAAGTGTTGCTGGTATAATTTCCACCGGTAGTCACGGCTCCTCCCCCTATCACGGTTTGATTTCTTCCCAGTATGTTAACTTGACTATTGTTAATGGTAAGGGTGAATTGAAGTTCTTGGATTCCGATAATGATCCGGAGATCTTCAAAGCCGCTTTACTTTCAGTTGGCAAAATTGGTATCATCGTCTCTGCTACTATCAGAGTCGTTCCTGGTTTTAATATCAAGTCTACTCAAGAAGTGattacttttgaaaatcttttgGAACAATGGGATACCCTATGGACTTCTTCTGAATTCATTAGAGTTTGGTGGTATCCTTATACCAGAAAATGTGTTCTATGGAGAGGTAACAAAACTAAAAGCCCCCAAAATGGCCCCGCAATGTCTTGGTGGGGTACCAAGCTGGGTAGATTTTTCTACGAAAGTCTATTATGGATCTCTACTAAAGTTTATGCACCATTAACTCCGTTCGTGGAgaaatttgttttcaacAGGCAATACGGCAAATTGGAGAAGAGTCTTACAGGTGATGTCAATGTGACTGATTCTATAAGTGGGTTTAATATGGATTGTTTATTTTCGCAATTTGTGGATGAATGGGGGTGCCCCATGGATAATGGCTTAGAGGTGTTGCGTTCATTAGACCATTCTATTGCACAGGCCGCTATCAACAAAGACTTTTACGTTCACGTGCCTATGGAAATCCGCTGCTCAAATACTACGCTACCTTCTGAACCCCTGGAAACTTCCAAGAGAACAAACATTAGTCCCGGCCCCGTGTACGGTAATGTTTGCCGCCCATTCTTGGACAATACTCCGTCCCACTGCAGATACGCTCCATTGGAAAATGTTACCAACAGTCAATTGACGTTGTATATAAATGCCACCATTTATAGGCCGTTCGGCTGCAATACGCCGATCCATAAATGGTTCACGCTTTTCGAAAATACCATGATTGTAGCAGGTGGTAAGCCACATTGGGCTAAGAACTTTCTAGGTTCGACCACTTTAGCTGCTGGCCCAGTGAAAAAGGATACCGATTACGATGACTTTGAAATGAGAGGGATGGCATTAAAAGTCGAAGAATGGTATGGCGaggacttgaaaaattttaggaaaataagaaaagagcAAGATCCTGACAACATCTTTTTAGCAAACAAACAATGGGCTATGATAAATGGTATCGTAGATCCTAGTGAGCTTTCCGattag
- the TUB1 gene encoding alpha-tubulin TUB1 (similar to Saccharomyces cerevisiae TUB3 (YML124C) and TUB1 (YML085C); ancestral locus Anc_8.859), protein MREVISINVGQAGCQIGNACWELYSLEHGIKPDGHLEDGLSKPKGGEEGFSTFFHETGHGKFVPRAIYVDLEPNVIDEVRNGPYKDLFHPEQLISGKEDAANNYARGHYTVGREILGDVLDRIRKLADQCDGLQGFLFTHSLGGGTGSGLGSLLLEELSAEYGKKSKLEFAVYPAPQVSTSVVEPYNTVLTTHTTLEHADCTFMVDNEAIYDMCKKNLDIPRPSFANLNNLIAQVVSSVTASLRFDGSLNVDLNEFQTNLVPYPRIHFPLVSYSPVLSKSKAFHESNSVSEITNACFEPGNQMVKCDPRDGKYMATCLLYRGDVVTRDVQRAVEQVKNKKTVQLVDWCPTGFKIGICYEPPTATPNSQLATVDRAVCMLSNTTSIAEAWKRIDRKFDLMYAKRAFVHWYVGEGMEEGEFTEAREDLAALERDYIEVGADSYAEEEEF, encoded by the exons ATGAGGGAAGTTATTAGTATCAATG TCGGTCAAGCTGGTTGCCAAATCGGTAATGCCTGTTGGGAATTGTACTCTCTTGAGCACGGTATCAAGCCAGACGGTCATCTAGAAGATGGCCTCTCAAAACCTAAAGGTGGAGAAGAGGGCTTTTCCACATTTTTCCACGAAACCGGACATGGTAAATTCGTTCCAAGAGCCATTTATGTGGATTTAGAGCCCAACGTTATCGACGAAGTGCGTAACGGCCCTTACAAGGACCTTTTCCATCCGGAACAGTTGATCAGCGGTAAGGAAGACGCGGCTAACAACTATGCAAGAGGTCATTATACTGTCGGTAGAGAAATCTTAGGTGACGTTCTGGACAGAATCAGAAAGCTAGCAGACCAGTGTGATGGGTTACAGGGGTTCTTGTTCACCCATTCTCTTGGTGGTGGTACTGGTTCTGGTCTAGGATCCTTACTGTTGGAAGAATTATCCGCTGAATATGGTAAGAAATCCAAGTTGGAATTCGCTGTATATCCTGCCCCACAAGTATCTACCTCTGTGGTTGAACCTTACAACACTGTTTTAACTACTCATACTACTTTGGAGCACGCAGACTGTACTTTCATGGTCGATAACGAAGCCATTTATGACATgtgtaaaaaaaacttggatATTCCAAGACCAAGTTTTGCAAACTTGAATAACTTGATCGCTCAAGTTGTATCTTCCGTGACGGCATCATTGAGATTCGACGGTTCGTTAAACGTGGATTTGAACGAATTTCAAACCAATTTGGTTCCATACCCAAGAATTCATTTCCCCTTAGTTTCATATTCTCCAGTATTATCCAAATCAAAGGCATTCCACGAATCCAACTCCGTGTCAGAGATCACAAACGCTTGTTTTGAACCTGGTAACCAAATGGTCAAGTGTGACCCAAGAGATGGTAAATATATGGCCACTTGTCTGTTATATAGGGGTGATGTTGTAACAAGAGATGTTCAAAGGGCCGTCGAACAggtgaaaaataagaaaactGTGCAACTGGTCGATTGGTGTCCAACCGGTTTCAAGATCGGTATCTGCTACGAACCTCCAACTGCTACGCCAAACTCCCAATTGGCCACCGTGGATAGAGCCGTATGTATGCTATCAAATACCACGTCTATTGCTGAGGCTTGGAAGAGAATTGACAGAAAATTCGATTTGATGTATGCTAAGCGTGCGTTTGTTCACTGGTATGTTGGTGAAGGTATGGAAGAAGGTGAATTCACTGAAGCTAGAGAAGACTTGGCTGCTTTGGAAAGAGATTACATCGAAGTTGGCGCTGATTCCTATgcggaagaagaggaatttTAG
- the SKDI13G0540 gene encoding uncharacterized protein (similar to Saccharomyces cerevisiae YML083C), with the protein MDYLHVYNNNHAYVPRTPTGKPCLSPILPPIILALNQQRPQTFEYSSPRCLPTPILPSMSANVQVCWPQQALTIPVPVRSDTRMIPMITPVASPRSQFEVTTPSPSLAPVAIRLPDLRLPPSPVSATVKGDTILPILPKIVIGNNSSNARLSKNEELVKGIPDYIDCARTRAQLSKVKSGKQLIACAQEYHHAVNDDEIGNITNILNFRDFIFKHPKSSFESLCILSFEQFVRVYAFISFIYKTKKVNKNKYELICEMNVHEQLSNKRIQRTRTPEKYKIHLICESKLILTFNHCTRTVKFESINGGHCHPISANHIIKPSLFLVHCIKQCHQTATDPTDLKLALRDVLKDLDHERVGLPYLKRRHFKNLYQASSLSQAHVTPKKPENHNTLSMHTGIIPTGNFFMFNASSDIFQRN; encoded by the coding sequence ATGGACTATCTACATGTATATAACAACAACCATGCTTATGTACCCAGGACACCCACGGGTAAACCGTGCCTATCGCCTATTCTTCCCCCAATCATACTGGCGCTAAACCAGCAACGGCCACAAACATTCGAATATTCCAGCCCCAGGTGCTTGCCCACACCCATATTGCCCTCTATGAGCGCAAATGTGCAGGTTTGCTGGCCACAACAGGCTCTCACTATTCCTGTCCCTGTACGAAGTGACACTAGAATGATACCCATGATCACACCCGTGGCTTCCCCAAGGTCACAGTTTGAAGTAACGACTCCTTCACCCTCGTTGGCCCCCGTCGCCATAAGACTGCCAGATTTGAGACTGCCACCTTCGCCTGTGTCCGCCACAGTAAAGGGCGACACGATACTGCCAATCCTGCCCAAGATCGTGATCGGTAATAACAGCAGCAACGCTAGgctttccaaaaatgaagagttGGTCAAAGGGATCCCAGACTACATTGACTGTGCAAGGACAAGAGCACAATTGAGCAAAGTCAAATCCGGTAAGCAGTTAATTGCATGTGCACAAGAGTATCACCACGCTGTAAACGATGATGAGATTGGCAATATCACCAATATCCTAAATTTCAgggatttcattttcaaacaTCCCAAATCCTCCTTCGAATCGCTGTGTATCCTATCGTTCGAACAATTTGTTAGGGTGTACGCCTTCATCAGCTTCATTTACAAGACGAAAAAGGTCAACAAAAACAAGTATGAACTCATTTGTGAAATGAACGTTCACGAACAACTCAGCAATAAGCGCATCCAAAGGACAAGGACTCCGGAGAAGTACAAAATACATTTGATCTGCGAATCTAAACTTATACTGACCTTCAACCACTGCACCAGGACAGTCAAGTTCGAGTCTATCAATGGCGGACACTGCCATCCCATATCGGCCAATCACATCATCAAGCCCTCCCTGTTCCTGGTCCACTGTATTAAACAATGCCACCAAACGGCAACAGACCCCACCGATCTGAAGTTAGCGTTGAGAGACGTCTTAAAAGACCTTGACCACGAAAGAGTAGGATTGCCATATTTAAAGAGACGACATTTTAAAAACTTGTACCAGGCATCGTCGCTATCACAAGCCCATGTCACGCCAAAGAAGCCGGAAAACCATAACACACTAAGCATGCATACGGGAATCATCCCTACGggcaatttcttcatgTTCAATGCATCTAGCGATATATTTCAAAGGAACTAA
- the SKDI13G0550 gene encoding putative cystathionine gamma-synthase (similar to Saccharomyces cerevisiae STR2 (YJR130C) and YML082W; ancestral locus Anc_4.354) encodes MVSVQVATELGQPIPLDTQHAISVCFPTWRSVISYVEKDPKVSGCLKSGYPRFWIHPSIEKLRNILIEKYAKENETCFCFPSYRVAKRCREYIRRKCAHRNGKVRILQLATAKPNNEEQRTWKRECKIAVVFVDSAHESILQQYWQYTGEIISSRLAEYVLHELFIVEKKSSPAEEKEYIETRYGRNLNFAFADRAKELIKKRIATKVIDKDEHDEEENYHFFARNQDEQDFQETFLDSSLNEANHGESHGDSMGEEVDGRQEPHTGLVSTIPPEPIEMSTIEEEQSAEEDAGRCALRVCPEKDVFLFPSGMASIFTAHRLLLQWDSLRLNRSRNGSDLTSSPPKKKTVIFGFPYADTLHVLQEFNETYFLGDGDGSSMDELTKILHSGEQILAVFIETPSNPLLKMGNLLELKRLSELFGFFIIIDETVGGIVNIDGLPFADIVCSSLTKTFSGDSNVIGGSMVLNPQSRVYEFATRFMRLEDEYEDLLWCEDAIYLERNSRDFIARTVRINYSTEYLLDKILKPHVGGNELFKKIYYPNLTSKETLTNYDMVRCKKEGGYGGLFSLTFHDEHHAAAFYDNLQLNKGPSLGTNFTLAFPYTLMTYYQELAMAEKFGVERNLLRISVGLESQSTLGKIFQEAIDKTLGI; translated from the coding sequence ATGGTCTCGGTGCAAGTGGCTACTGAGTTAGGACAGCCTATACCACTGGATACGCAACATGCAATATCTGTGTGCTTTCCCACATGGAGATCGGTGATTTCGTACGTGGAGAAGGACCCCAAAGTTTCAGGGTGCTTGAAGTCCGGCTACCCCAGGTTCTGGATCCATCCCTCGATTGAGAAGTTGCGGAACATTTTAATAGAGAAGTATGCCAAGGAAAACGAAACCTGCTTTTGCTTCCCCTCTTATAGAGTTGCTAAGCGGTGCAGAGAGTACATAAGAAGAAAGTGCGCGCATCGTAACGGCAAAGTAAGGATATTGCAGTTGGCCACAGCGAAGCCGAATAACGAGGAGCAAAGGACATGGAAAAGAGAGTGTAAGATCGCGGTAGTATTCGTGGACAGTGCGCACGAAAGCATATTACAGCAGTATTGGCAGTACACTGGTGAGATCATTTCCAGCAGGCTAGCCGAATATGTCTTGCATGAGCTTTTCATAgtagagaaaaaatctaGCCCTGCCGAGGAGAAGGAATATATAGAGACCCGGTACGGAAGAAACCTGAATTTTGCGTTTGCTGATCGAGCAAAAGAGTTGATCAAGAAGAGGATCGCCACGAAAGTCATAGATAAAGATGAGCACGACGAGGAGGAAAACTATCATTTCTTTGCCAGGAACCAAGACGAACAGGATTTCCAGGAGACGTTTTTGGATTCGTCCCTCAATGAGGCTAACCATGGAGAAAGCCACGGAGACAGCATGGGTGAGGAAGTGGACGGTCGGCAGGAACCGCATACCGGTCTTGTTTCCACTATACCTCCGGAACCCATCGAAATGAGCACCATAGAAGAAGAGCAATCAGCAGAGGAAGATGCCGGAAGGTGTGCGCTCAGGGTCTGCCCTGAGAAAGACGTATTCTTATTTCCGAGCGGCATGGCATCCATCTTCACTGCACATAGATTACTGTTACAATGGGACTCACTGCGATTGAACAGATCCAGAAACGGTAGTGATCTCACGTCGTCACCCccgaagaagaaaaccgTGATATTTGGGTTTCCTTATGCGGATACGCTGCATGTCTTGCAAGAATTCAATGAAACGTATTTCTTAGGGGACGGCGACGGCTCCTCAATGGATGAACTGACGAAGATTTTACATTCAGGCGAGCAAATCCTGGCCGTTTTCATAGAGACCCCATCGAACCCTCTATTGAAAATGGGCAATTTATTGGAACTAAAAAGACTTTCCGAGCTGTTCGggtttttcatcatcattgatGAAACTGTGGGCGGAATAGTCAACATTGACGGTCTACCATTTGCCGACATCGTGTGCAGTTCATTGACCAAGACATTTAGCGGGGACTCTAACGTTATAGGAGGCTCGATGGTTCTGAATCCACAAAGCCGGGTGTACGAATTTGCCACGCGCTTTATGCGATTGGAAGATGAGTACGAAGATTTGTTATGGTGCGAAGACGCCATCTACCTGGAGAGAAATTCCAGAGATTTCATCGCCAGGACCGTCCGGATCAACTATAGTACCGAGTATCTCCTAGATAAAATACTGAAACCACATGTGGGAGGAAACGAattgttcaagaaaatctaCTATCCTAATCTAACCTCAAAGGAAACGCTAACCAATTACGACATGGTGAGATGTAAGAAGGAAGGCGGGTACGGCGGGCTATTTTCATTAACGTTCCATGATGAACATCACGCTGCGGCCTTTTACGATAACCTACAACTAAACAAAGGTCCCTCGCTGGGCACAAATTTCACGCTGGCATTCCCCTATACGCTTATGACGTACTACCAGGAACTTGCCATGGCAGAAAAGTTTGGTGTGGAAAGAAACCTTCTTAGAATCAGCGTAGGCCTCGAGAGCCAATCGACATTGGGGAAGATCTTCCAAGAGGCAATTGATAAAACCTTGGGGATATGA
- the ATP18 gene encoding F1F0 ATP synthase subunit i (similar to Saccharomyces cerevisiae ATP18 (YML081C-A); ancestral locus Anc_4.353): MLKRFPTPILKVYWPFFVAGAAVYYGVSKAADFSSNTKEFINDPRNPRFAKGGKFVEVD, encoded by the coding sequence ATGTTGAAAAGATTCCCTACCCCCATTCTTAAAGTATATTGGCCCTTCTTTGTGGCTGGTGCCGCCGTGTATTATGGCGTGAGCAAAGCTGCTGATTTCTCTTCTAACACGAAGgaatttatcaatgatCCAAGAAACCCAAGATTCGCAAAAGGTGGGAAGTTTGTGGAGGTCGATTGA
- the TDA9 gene encoding Tda9p (similar to Saccharomyces cerevisiae RSF2 (YJR127C) and TDA9 (YML081W); ancestral locus Anc_4.351), translated as MSSEEFKGLPFKRDIFSTGPADRPPAFSAPPCVISTGNDEAQVLPIPKKSRTIKTDKPRPFLCHICTRGFVRQEHLKRHQRAHTNEKPFLCVFCGRCFARRDLVLRHQHKLHSALVSKESVNSKDKTEIDAMNDKNIIQIQGNKQTILPTPSNPLAKTAAQLKKAAKEKKSGKQEKLGLSPSFTLSGDSAGPLPLVGNSSTPAIIQEIEPSSNFPPPPGMNHPTKSKRHASFSASSAFTYSSDNFQRLHQQTQSDFDGLQESFPHQVGFSTPQLTAQQLIENAIESGVVDLETLDLPPFLSLDGQPPLTSSVAVSGPEQIDLYHSSATGTTSGATTTPNQAATAPPSHLPIGRESSSLFLANTPYLSDFLTMGSSYGGSGGFVKSITADPSLDYFNYKHHTHSDTKHSGNANGSSDNKVKIASADGNNETSEGTQNSGDISKQITDHTGAQAHHEHPLIESEEWLSKFIMDSQIENDLKLNISHFNDIGFNNLHSQNPTSRSEPTNPDNRKKNLHGSVNECQSVPANISPAEQFTLFKTKPNKNISRFLSDDKIPSTASPSSSSSPVQFGKKNGDINEFLLDESVSNLFTTRQIDLFKKNANLYSPLFQNQKNAVSSSSPTSSLTTPTALTQSSPRKKDSPKKLEFFTEELRNLIIKENSLKSNLFPAVEELNHYVNLYQVEFHKYFPFIHLHSVLPSSENYPLIISISMIGALYGFHSTHALLLSKIARTRVRIFLEDTRSNHDKTPIWLMQSLVLLTFTSIFSNDMNAFRTVSTQIMILVQLIKITKLNFPLENFIKPPIESDHVLEYQDNPTVLNQFKAQYNTWEQIDRNFKYFILAQSRIRICHIVLLVSNLFKSLVDFDCCFHSIDLKCGVPCYNEVLFFCEDSKVWNENLTRFNIVLDSKFSLIEVSNGKSNYEKCLMYLSNGNPYLYENAKVSFKTLLSLLISIHEKINIERDALKDDYAGDFHTKDVQWRMHSRPLVATMLKHWELLYIKNGGILALSNENLPIINTNPSFRLIIPLYFFAKLRKCLDVAPTLRCIWNQDWNSMNSSLEKVCYEWDSLREATEYAVSVVAFWIDTVSIMKGRSTQTPIFTITCIFVSILVIAGYMKRLEDFAQSQNDDAMISSLKSTDRILWLKAFKTLKRIESHLSEREYKLQTFAEFLRVPDNGSLDIESLDSSLIEKALDPRDASDRALEIITRTRLSSRTLYCGARILGDAPVWPVSLLFAHALQSRAIYNINHRKTVNKI; from the coding sequence ATGTCATCGGAAGAATTTAAAGGCCTTCCATTCAAACgagatattttttccactgGTCCTGCTGATAGACCTCCGGCATTCTCTGCCCCTCCATGCGTTATTTCTACTGGGAATGATGAGGCACAAGTGCTACCGATTCCTAAGAAATCCAGAACTATCAAGACCGATAAACCAAGGCCTTTTCTTTGCCACATATGTACAAGAGGATTCGTGAGGCAAGAGCATTTGAAGCGACACCAAAGAGCGCATACCAACGAGAAACCCTTTCTTTGTGTATTTTGTGGAAGATGTTTTGCCCGAAGAGATTTGGTCTTGCGGCATCAACATAAACTACATTCTGCACTCgtttcaaaagaatctGTGAACTCGAAGGACAAAACTGAAATAGATGCGATGAAcgataaaaatataattcAGATTCAAGGTAATAAGCAAACAATCCTACCGACGCCCAGCAATCCATTGGCAAAGACGGCTGCCCAGTTAAAAAAGGCAgccaaggaaaaaaaaagtggaaagcaagaaaaactaGGGCTAAGCCCTTCATTTACTTTAAGTGGCGACAGTGCAGGTCCTCTACCCTTAGTAGGTAACTCTTCAACGCCTGCAATAATCCAAGAGATAGAGCCATCTTCGAACTTTCCACCTCCGCCAGGTATGAATCATCCCACAAAATCTAAAAGACATGCATCATTTTCAGCTTCTAGTGCATTCACATACAGCTCAGATAATTTTCAGAGGCTGCATCAGCAAACTCAATCAGATTTTGACGGATTACAAGAAAGCTTTCCGCATCAGGTGGGGTTTTCCACACCTCAATTGACTGCACAACAACTTATAGAAAATGCTATTGAATCTGGTGTTGTAGATTTGGAAACTTTGGACTTGCCAccatttttatcattgGACGGTCAACCCCCTCTAACCTCAAGTGTGGCTGTTTCAGGACCTGAACAAATAGACCTATACCACTCTTCTGCTACGGGTACCACATCTGGCGCTACGACCACTCCAAACCAAGCAGCAACGGCCCCACCCTCTCATTTACCTATAGGAAGAGAAAGCAGCTCATTATTTTTAGCAAACACTCCTTACTTATCTGATTTTTTAACAATGGGCTCTTCGTATGGTGGTTCGGGAGGGTTTGTTAAATCTATTACTGCTGATCCTAGTTTAGATTATTTCAACTACAAGCACCACACTCATTCAGATACAAAGCACAGCGGTAATGCAAATGGTAGTAGTGATAATAAGGTCAAGATTGCTAGTGCTGATGGTAATAATGAGACCTCTGAAGGTACACAAAATAGCGGCGACATAAGTAAACAAATCACTGACCATACTGGCGCTCAGGCCCATCATGAGCACCCACTTATAGAAAGTGAAGAATGGCTATCTAAGTTCATTATGGACTCTCAGATTGAAAACGATTTGAAACTTAATATCAGCCATTTTAACGATATTGGGTTCAACAACTTACATTCTCAAAATCCGACGAGTCGTTCCGAGCCAACAAACCCGGAtaatagaaagaaaaaccTACATGGCTCTGTCAATGAATGCCAGTCCGTACCGGCGAATATATCTCCAGCAGAACAATTCACCTTATTCAAAACTAAgccaaacaaaaacatttcAAGATTCTTGTCCGACGATAAGATACCTTCCACTGCTTcaccatcttcttcttcctcccCAGTGCAATTTggtaagaaaaatggtgatattaatgaatttttacTAGATGAGTCAGTTTCTAATCTGTTTACCACTAGACAGATTgatttattcaaaaaaaacgcGAACTTATATTCGccattatttcaaaatcaaaaaaatgcagTTTCATCTTCAAGCCCAACGTCATCATTAACCACACCGACCGCACTGACTCAATCAAGCCCACGGAAGAAGGATTCTCCCAAAAAATTGGAGTTCTTCACAGAAGAGTTACGGAATTTGATTATTAAGGAGAATAGCCTGAAATCTAATTTATTTCCCGCCGTTGAAGAACTAAATCATTACGTCAATTTGTATCAAGTAGAATTTCACAAATACTTTCCCTTCATTCATCTGCATTCAGTCTTACCTTCAAGTGAAAACTATCCTTTAATAATATCCATCAGTATGATTGGCGCGCTTTATGGCTTCCATTCCACACACGCGTTATTGTTATCAAAGATAGCAAGGACAAGAGTGAGAATTTTTCTGGAAGACACCCGAAGCAATCACGACAAGACGCCAATTTGGTTAATGCAATCTTTGGTTTTATTAACGTTTACCAGCATTTTCTCCAATGATATGAACGCTTTTAGGACTGTGAGTACtcaaataatgattttggTCCAATTGATTAAAATTACAAAGTTAAACTTTCCAttagaaaattttataAAACCGCCAATCGAAAGTGATCATGTTCTGGAATATCAAGACAACCCTACCGTTCTAAACCAGTTCAAAGCTCAATATAATACATGGGAACAAATAGACAGAAacttcaaatattttattttagCTCAATCAAGAATAAGAATATGTCACATAGTTCTGTTAGTTTCTAaccttttcaaatctttagTAGATTTCGATTGTTGCTTCCATTCAATTGATCTGAAATGTGGTGTTCCATGTTATAATGAAGTGTTGTTCTTTTGCGAAGACTCCAAGGTTTGGAATGAGAATTTGACAAGATTCAATATCGTTTTAGATTCTAAGTTTTCATTAATTGAAGTATCTAACGGTAAATCAAACTACGAAAAGTGCTTAATGTATCTATCAAATGGTAATCCCTATCTTTATGAGAACGCGAAAGTCTCATTCAAAACGTTGTTGTCTTTACTGATTTCTATTCATGAAAAGATCAACATTGAAAGAGATGCTTTGAAAGATGATTATGCAGGTGACTTTCATACGAAGGATGTGCAGTGGAGAATGCATTCAAGGCCCTTGGTTGCTACGATGTTGAAACACTGGGAATTGCTTTATATTAAGAATGGTGGGATACTGGCACTTAGTAACGAAAACTTACCAATAATAAATACGAATCCGTCATTTAGATTAATCATCCCCCTGTATTTCTTCGCAAAACTAAGGAAGTGTCTTGACGTGGCCCCAACACTAAGATGCATCTGGAACCAGGATTGGAATTCGATGAATAGCTCCTTAGAAAAAGTATGCTACGAGTGGGACTCATTACGTGAGGCAACAGAATACGCTGTTTCCGTTGTTGCATTTTGGATTGACACTGTATCTATAATGAAAGGCAGATCGACGCAAACGCCAATATTCACCATTACTTGTATCTTTGTTTCAATCTTGGTCATAGCTGGGTATATGAAGAGATTAGAAGATTTTGCACAAAGCCAAAATGACGATGCTATGATCAGCAGTTTGAAGAGCACTGACAGGATCTTGTGGTTGAAGGCATTCAAAACCTTGAAGAGGATTGAATCACACTTATCCGAACGAGAATACAAACTGCAAACATTCGCCGAATTTTTAAGGGTTCCAGACAATGGTAGCCTAGATATTGAAAGTTTGGACTCTTCCTTGATAGAAAAGGCTTTGGACCCACGTGATGCAAGCGATAGAGCACTAGAGATCATCACGAGGACAAGGCTTTCTTCGAGAACGCTATATTGCGGCGCTAGAATCCTTGGCGACGCACCTGTGTGGCCTGTGTCTCTGCTGTTTGCTCATGCTTTACAATCCAGGGCTATTTATAATATCAACCACAGGAAAACTGTAAACAAAATATAG